In Bradyrhizobium symbiodeficiens, the genomic stretch TGTCGATCGCGGAGAACATTTTCCTGTCGCATCCGCCTTCAAAGTTCGGTGTGATCGACCGTGACGAGGTCTACCGGCGCACGCGTGAGCTGCTGGCGCAGGTCGGTCTGAAGGAGTCCCCGGACACCCTGATCACCGATCTCGGCGTCGGCAAGCAGCAACTGGTCGAAATCGCCAAGGCGCTCTCGAAGCGGGTGCGGATGCTGATCCTGGACGAGCCGACCGCGAGTCTCAACGAGGCCGACAGCGCCGCGCTGCTCGAACGCTTGATGGTGTTCCGCGAGCAGGGCATCGGCTCGATCCTGATCTCGCACAAGCTCAACGAGGTCGCCAAGGTCGCCGACCACATCACCGTGCTGCGCGACGGCCGCACGGTCGACAGCATCGACTGCCGCGCCGAGCCGATCCAGGAAGACCGCATCATCCGCAGCATGGTCAATCGCGATATGGCTCACCGTTTCCCGGAGCGCAGCGTGAAGATCGGCGAGCCCGTGCTCGAAGTCGCGAACTGGTCGGTCCATCACCCCATCCATCCGGAGCGGCAGGTGATCAAGAACGTCAATTTCGGCGTCAGGCGCGGCGAGGTCGTCGGCATTGCCGGGCTGATGGGCGCCGGCCGCACCGAATTCGCCATGAGCCTGTTCGGCCGCTCCTGGGGCACCAATATCAGCGGCAGTATTCGGCTCGAGGGCAGAGACATGGTGCTGCCGAGCGTTGCGGCGGCGATCGACGCGGGCCTTGCCTACGTCACCGAGGATCGCAAGCAGCTCGGCCTGATCCTGGCCGACGACGTCCGCAAAAACATCACGCTGGCCAGCCTCGATCAGGTCGCACCTAAACGCGTGATCGACGACATCGCTGAACTGAAGATCGCCAGCGACTATCGCACGCGCATGCGCATCCGCTGCTCCGACGTCTACCAGGAGACCGGCCAGCTCTCCGGCGGCAACCAGCAGAAGGTGGTGCTGTCGAAATGGCTGATGACCGACCCCAAGGTGCTGATCCTGGACGAGCCGACGCGGGGCATCGACGTCGGTGCCAAATACGAGATTTACTGTATCATCAACGAGCTGGCGGAAGCCGGCCGCGGCGTCGTGGTGATCTCCTCGGAGATGCCCGAACTGCTCGGCATCTGCGATCGCATCTGCGTCATGAACGACGGCGCCTTCGTCGGCGAGTTCAAGGGCGCCGACGCGACGCAGGAAAAGATCATGCGCGCCATCATGCGCAATGTAAGACGCAACGGAAACGGCGTGCCTGAGGCCGCGGAGATGGGAGGATCGCAGCCATGACCGACAAGACCGTATCGCTGCCCGAGGAGCGCCGGCACGGCAGCTTCATCAAGAACAATTTGCGCAACTACGGCATGCTGATGTCGTTGATCGCGATCATGCTGTTCTTCCAGGTCATGACCGGCGGCACGCTGCTGCAGCCGCTGAACCTGACGAACCTGGTGCTCCAGAACAGCTACATCGTCATCATGGCGCTGGGCATGCTGTTGGTGATCGTGACCGGTCATATCGACCTCTCGGT encodes the following:
- the mmsA gene encoding multiple monosaccharide ABC transporter ATP-binding protein encodes the protein MTAMLEMRNVSKSFEGVQALRDVNFSVHAGQIHALVGENGAGKSTLMKVLSGVYPHGSYEGTIVFDGEERRFRDINDSEALGIIIIHQELALIPLMSIAENIFLSHPPSKFGVIDRDEVYRRTRELLAQVGLKESPDTLITDLGVGKQQLVEIAKALSKRVRMLILDEPTASLNEADSAALLERLMVFREQGIGSILISHKLNEVAKVADHITVLRDGRTVDSIDCRAEPIQEDRIIRSMVNRDMAHRFPERSVKIGEPVLEVANWSVHHPIHPERQVIKNVNFGVRRGEVVGIAGLMGAGRTEFAMSLFGRSWGTNISGSIRLEGRDMVLPSVAAAIDAGLAYVTEDRKQLGLILADDVRKNITLASLDQVAPKRVIDDIAELKIASDYRTRMRIRCSDVYQETGQLSGGNQQKVVLSKWLMTDPKVLILDEPTRGIDVGAKYEIYCIINELAEAGRGVVVISSEMPELLGICDRICVMNDGAFVGEFKGADATQEKIMRAIMRNVRRNGNGVPEAAEMGGSQP